One genomic segment of Paraburkholderia caffeinilytica includes these proteins:
- a CDS encoding LysR family transcriptional regulator has protein sequence MLNMLQLETFAEVVEYRHFACADAPLNISRGAASRRVTVLEECLGALRISCSRRSVGDWFSTIVFEARSRSSSGRRFGKRCTLDGRFMRRSALSKIYRSASWVCNRHATHAGLRCIKYQLLTLKALKNLIRMSCARPNILYWPCSATLVMLKYSLNDAGI, from the coding sequence ATGTTGAACATGCTGCAGCTGGAGACGTTCGCTGAGGTGGTGGAATATCGACATTTCGCATGCGCTGATGCTCCCCTGAACATCTCGCGTGGGGCGGCTTCACGCCGAGTCACGGTCCTTGAGGAGTGTCTAGGCGCATTGCGCATAAGCTGCAGCCGCCGCTCGGTCGGGGACTGGTTTTCGACGATCGTGTTTGAGGCGCGCAGCCGATCAAGTTCGGGGAGGCGCTTTGGGAAGCGCTGTACCTTGGACGGGAGGTTCATGAGGCGTTCAGCGCTCTCGAAGATTTACCGCAGCGCTTCGTGGGTTTGCAATCGACACGCCACACATGCAGGACTTCGTTGTATTAAATATCAGCTACTGACGCTTAAAGCCTTGAAGAACCTGATACGAATGTCTTGTGCGCGTCCCAATATTTTGTATTGGCCATGCTCTGCAACGCTGGTTATGCTGAAATACAGCCTAAACGATGCCGGTATTTAG
- a CDS encoding GlxA family transcriptional regulator produces MHRAAILAYDNCYAFSLGGFADILQVANSHLKKQNGGVGDRYEWHFVSQHGGPVRTSNGLEVSTQPIPSRQRFDLVFVPSAHYAGQKAFDKLLASQSMACDWLITQWNAGACIAANCTGTFILAKTGLLDGRTATTTWWLADQFRAKFSRVDLKVEPVITEVDRLICAGASASYLLQTIHIVERLSGPTIASLCAKTMLVDVSQTKQPPYLPLLAEKAHGDSLVHRAQHQLQKNMMKAVRISTLATELGVSERTLIRRFQAALDQTPLRYLQSLRIEAARGLFEASDLSIEEVAVKVGYSDASSFCRLFKERVGLSPGAYRGRFRTP; encoded by the coding sequence ATGCACCGCGCAGCCATCCTCGCGTATGACAATTGCTACGCCTTTAGTTTAGGCGGATTCGCCGACATACTTCAGGTCGCGAATTCGCACTTAAAAAAGCAAAACGGAGGAGTTGGCGACCGGTACGAGTGGCATTTCGTTTCGCAGCACGGAGGGCCGGTCAGGACCAGCAACGGTCTTGAAGTGAGCACGCAACCGATCCCGTCCCGGCAACGGTTCGACCTGGTTTTCGTCCCGAGTGCGCACTATGCGGGACAAAAGGCATTTGACAAGCTGTTGGCAAGCCAGTCAATGGCATGCGACTGGCTGATTACCCAGTGGAACGCAGGTGCGTGCATCGCGGCAAACTGCACTGGCACCTTCATTCTGGCCAAGACTGGGCTACTAGACGGGCGGACCGCGACGACAACATGGTGGCTTGCCGATCAGTTTCGCGCCAAGTTTTCTCGCGTGGATCTTAAGGTCGAACCCGTCATCACCGAGGTCGATCGCCTAATTTGCGCAGGCGCATCAGCATCCTATCTGCTGCAAACCATCCACATCGTCGAGCGTCTCTCCGGCCCAACGATCGCATCGCTATGCGCGAAGACCATGCTGGTAGACGTCAGCCAAACCAAGCAACCACCCTACCTTCCCCTCCTTGCTGAGAAAGCTCACGGTGATTCGCTGGTTCATCGTGCTCAGCACCAGTTGCAGAAGAACATGATGAAAGCGGTTCGGATATCGACGCTCGCAACCGAGCTCGGCGTAAGCGAGCGTACCCTAATCCGGCGGTTTCAGGCTGCGCTGGACCAAACACCACTTCGCTATTTGCAGAGCCTGCGGATCGAGGCGGCGCGTGGTCTGTTCGAAGCTAGCGACCTCAGTATCGAGGAGGTTGCCGTCAAGGTTGGCTACAGCGACGCGAGTTCCTTCTGCAGATTGTTCAAGGAGCGGGTCGGGCTCAGCCCGGGCGCATACCGAGGACGCTTTCGAACACCTTGA
- a CDS encoding MFS transporter, with protein sequence MDLQLFTMIMLPALRDLLGSAGSNPAQIGGLIIGAKLLSWGVGGIIFGVLADRVGRARVMLATMVIYSIFTAASALAQNWHQLLVLQMISGLGIGGEWAAGAALVVETWPEKHRAKAVQVMQAAGVVGLILASALTIVMSGLGWRWILAMGAAPAVVSLGLRFVTPESARWQRSHEAALLHRGPKMGSLSEIFGMPLRRRTLVGSLIAAAMMIGSWGGAVLFPVLLQVMSPGLSAVELTHQTGVTFMAMNAGAVLGFASTLVVVWLWPRISRRAVYVSYCAGAWIATIFLYTAGTTIPMFRVAIFLFGYFAIGGFGIVALYLTELFPVHLRATGQGFSWNVGRLFTAIGPLTISAASATFGLNAVGIAIATAFGMGLLAVAFGPETGR encoded by the coding sequence ATGGATCTGCAGCTCTTCACAATGATCATGCTTCCAGCCCTGCGCGACCTCCTTGGTTCCGCCGGAAGTAACCCAGCGCAGATAGGTGGCCTGATCATAGGTGCGAAGCTGCTGAGCTGGGGCGTCGGCGGAATCATTTTCGGCGTCCTTGCCGATCGTGTGGGCCGTGCACGTGTCATGCTTGCAACGATGGTCATTTATTCGATATTCACCGCAGCCAGCGCGCTCGCACAGAATTGGCATCAACTGCTGGTATTGCAGATGATTTCGGGGCTCGGCATCGGCGGAGAGTGGGCGGCTGGGGCAGCTCTCGTTGTCGAGACATGGCCTGAAAAGCATCGTGCCAAGGCCGTTCAGGTGATGCAGGCTGCCGGGGTTGTTGGGCTTATCCTCGCTTCTGCTCTTACGATCGTCATGTCGGGTCTGGGTTGGCGCTGGATACTGGCGATGGGCGCGGCTCCAGCGGTCGTAAGTCTCGGTTTGCGCTTCGTTACGCCCGAGTCGGCTCGGTGGCAGCGTTCCCATGAAGCCGCCCTCCTCCACCGAGGACCCAAGATGGGTTCACTCTCGGAAATCTTCGGAATGCCGCTGAGGCGTCGAACCCTGGTCGGATCACTGATTGCAGCGGCGATGATGATTGGCAGTTGGGGAGGGGCAGTCCTGTTTCCGGTTCTCTTACAGGTCATGTCTCCTGGCCTCAGCGCCGTTGAACTGACCCACCAGACGGGCGTTACTTTCATGGCGATGAATGCAGGCGCCGTGCTCGGTTTCGCCTCGACGTTAGTCGTGGTATGGCTATGGCCCCGCATATCTAGGCGCGCAGTGTATGTCAGCTATTGCGCAGGCGCATGGATCGCAACGATCTTTCTGTATACCGCGGGGACTACCATCCCCATGTTTCGCGTCGCGATATTCCTGTTCGGCTACTTCGCTATCGGTGGGTTCGGCATCGTCGCCCTGTATTTGACTGAGCTCTTTCCCGTGCACTTGCGCGCGACCGGCCAAGGGTTCTCATGGAACGTAGGACGGCTCTTCACTGCCATTGGCCCGCTAACGATTTCCGCTGCGTCTGCCACATTTGGGCTCAATGCCGTTGGGATCGCGATTGCGACCGCATTCGGCATGGGCCTTTTGGCTGTCGCTTTTGGACCGGAGACGGGCCGCTAG
- a CDS encoding efflux RND transporter periplasmic adaptor subunit encodes MTSLSSRAVTTDPASGRQRPPRTFLRLFVMLLVVGLLAAALIGFHVFKGNLLKKVTAGIQSQQATVSTTSAVAQPWQPTLAAVGSLRASKGADLSVETGGVIDDIHFDSGRDVAAGTVLLRLRPNDDLAKLEQLKSNADLSEITYKRDLQQLAVQGVAQSTVDTDASNLKVARAQVAAQQALMREKTLVAPFAGRLGVRQVDVGQYLPAGTTVVTLQALDPMFLDFYLPQQAVGQIAVGQAVSLAVDAYPDKTFIGKVTSINSKVDTSSRMLQIRASFENRDGALLPGMFATANVASGVSRSLVTVPQTAVAYNPYGSLVYVVQSGKDAQGHPQARVRQQFVTTGETRGDQVSILKGLQPGDEVVTAGQLKLHNDALVQVDNSVKLPDDAAPVPQDH; translated from the coding sequence ATGACCAGCCTTTCCTCGCGTGCCGTCACCACCGATCCCGCTTCGGGACGCCAACGGCCCCCCAGAACCTTTCTGCGCCTCTTTGTGATGCTGCTCGTCGTCGGTCTGCTCGCCGCCGCGCTGATCGGCTTTCACGTATTCAAGGGCAACCTGCTGAAAAAGGTAACCGCGGGCATCCAGTCGCAGCAGGCGACCGTGTCAACGACGTCCGCAGTCGCGCAGCCGTGGCAGCCTACGCTCGCCGCGGTAGGATCGTTGCGTGCATCGAAGGGCGCGGATTTGTCGGTGGAGACGGGTGGCGTCATTGATGACATCCACTTCGACTCCGGCCGCGATGTGGCGGCGGGAACGGTGTTGTTGCGCCTGCGCCCCAACGACGATCTTGCGAAGCTCGAGCAGTTGAAGTCCAACGCCGACCTGAGCGAGATAACGTATAAGCGCGACCTGCAGCAGCTTGCGGTGCAAGGCGTGGCACAGTCAACCGTTGATACCGATGCCAGCAACCTGAAGGTCGCGCGTGCTCAAGTGGCCGCTCAACAGGCGCTGATGCGCGAGAAGACACTTGTTGCACCCTTCGCAGGACGCCTTGGCGTGCGACAGGTCGATGTGGGCCAGTACCTGCCGGCTGGCACAACGGTCGTCACCTTGCAGGCGCTCGACCCCATGTTCCTCGATTTCTATCTGCCGCAGCAGGCGGTCGGCCAGATCGCAGTCGGGCAGGCAGTATCGTTGGCGGTGGATGCGTATCCAGACAAGACTTTCATCGGCAAGGTGACATCGATCAATTCGAAAGTCGACACGTCGAGCCGCATGCTGCAGATACGCGCCTCGTTTGAAAATCGTGACGGCGCGCTGCTGCCGGGCATGTTCGCCACCGCAAACGTGGCAAGTGGCGTGTCGCGCTCACTCGTGACAGTTCCTCAAACGGCAGTGGCGTACAACCCGTACGGTAGCCTCGTTTACGTGGTTCAGAGTGGCAAGGACGCACAAGGCCATCCGCAGGCACGTGTTCGCCAGCAGTTCGTGACGACTGGCGAAACGCGCGGCGATCAGGTCAGCATCCTGAAGGGACTACAGCCGGGAGATGAGGTCGTGACGGCCGGGCAACTCAAGCTCCATAACGACGCACTTGTGCAGGTCGACAACAGCGTGAAGCTACCGGATGACGCGGCACCTGTCCCGCAAGATCACTAA
- a CDS encoding efflux RND transporter permease subunit, which translates to MKFTDIFIRRPVLACVVSLMILVIGYKAFNSLPILEYPKTENAVVTVTTTYYGADPQTVAGFVTTPLENAIAQANGIDYLTSKSISGTSTITANLLLNFDADKAVTEINAKINSVLNQLPSGVQQPIITVAIGQSLDALIIGFSSDELTPNQITDYLVRNVQPRLQAVKGVQTAELLGPQYFALRAWLDPQKLAAYGLTATDVTSALASNNVVAGLGTTKGQMVQFNLTASTDLHSAQQFRDLVVKQVKGGIVRLKDVANVTLGSEDYESGVSFNGKKGVYLGIQMAPSASLLDVIKGVKAVLPDIQRALPAGLHSAVIYDSTVFVDSSIHEVEASLVETVLIVTLVVFAFLGSPRSVLIPVVAIPLSLVGTFGMMLAFGFSINLLTLLALVLAIGLVVDDAIIVVESVSRHLEEGMRPRDAAIKAARDLASPIIAMTIVLIAVYVPIGFQGGLTGALFTEFAFTLVGAVTMSAVVSLTLSPMMCGQILQPLERGGRWVTGIVEAIDRVFNTVQRGYERMLRSSLKTVPVTLLFTGIVIASIYFLYTSAQSELAPEEDQGVVVLQPTSAPNATLQQKQAYGRQVANIMESVPEGAQTFQVDSQSQPIGGVTLKPWEQRHRSATEIQRDLQHQFNKVAGQKIVAFQLPALPGSQGLPIQFVLKSTQPLDKLNVEAQKFLNEATASGMFLFIDSDLKIDQPQKVFDIDRDKASQIGLTMSQVGTALGGLLGGGYTNYFSLDSRSYKVIAQVQQRSRLTLDQIMNFQIATVNNVPVPLSSIGRVRTETVPETINHFQQVNSATISGVPALGVSQDAALKSLQALAARTLPPDVSIDYAGPLRQLVQESSGFVGTFVLALVIIYLSLAALFESFRDPLVILVSIPMSVAGALVFISLGLGGASLNIYTEVGLVTLMGLISKHGILIVEVANAAQNDGMSKLEAVIHAAGIRLRPILMTTAAMVLGVVPLIMSSGAGAASRFNMGLVIASGLSIGTVFTLFVLPAVYLTLAARHQSQPDPTDMLSSEPGPDQAESVVL; encoded by the coding sequence ATGAAATTTACCGACATTTTTATCCGGCGGCCCGTGCTGGCATGCGTCGTAAGCCTAATGATCCTCGTTATCGGCTATAAGGCTTTCAACTCGCTGCCCATTCTCGAATATCCCAAAACCGAGAATGCTGTGGTGACAGTGACGACGACGTATTATGGCGCGGACCCTCAAACCGTGGCTGGCTTTGTCACAACTCCCCTTGAAAATGCGATCGCGCAGGCGAACGGCATCGATTACCTGACCTCGAAGAGCATCTCGGGCACCAGCACGATTACGGCGAACCTGTTGTTGAATTTCGATGCCGACAAAGCGGTTACCGAGATCAACGCCAAGATCAACTCGGTACTCAACCAGTTGCCGAGTGGTGTGCAGCAACCCATCATTACGGTGGCTATCGGGCAGTCGCTCGATGCGTTGATCATCGGTTTTTCAAGCGATGAGCTCACACCGAACCAGATCACTGACTATCTTGTCCGGAATGTGCAACCTCGCCTGCAAGCGGTTAAAGGCGTGCAGACGGCGGAACTGCTGGGCCCGCAGTACTTCGCGCTGCGGGCGTGGCTCGACCCGCAGAAGCTCGCGGCTTACGGCCTGACGGCGACAGATGTCACCAGTGCGCTCGCCTCCAATAACGTGGTTGCGGGGTTGGGGACCACTAAAGGACAGATGGTGCAGTTCAACCTGACGGCGTCGACCGATCTGCATTCGGCGCAGCAGTTTCGGGATCTTGTTGTGAAACAGGTCAAAGGCGGCATCGTTCGGCTTAAGGATGTAGCGAACGTAACGCTCGGTTCTGAAGACTATGAATCAGGTGTGTCTTTCAACGGCAAGAAGGGTGTTTATCTTGGTATCCAGATGGCGCCGTCGGCGAGTCTGCTCGATGTGATCAAGGGCGTGAAGGCCGTGTTGCCCGACATCCAAAGAGCACTGCCCGCCGGGCTGCACAGCGCTGTCATCTATGATTCGACCGTCTTTGTGGACAGCTCCATTCACGAAGTGGAGGCGTCACTGGTCGAAACGGTGCTGATCGTTACACTTGTGGTGTTCGCGTTTCTCGGGTCGCCGCGTTCGGTGCTGATTCCGGTCGTTGCCATTCCGTTGTCGCTTGTCGGCACTTTCGGCATGATGCTTGCGTTCGGATTTTCTATTAATCTTCTTACCTTGCTTGCGCTCGTGCTGGCAATCGGCCTGGTGGTCGACGACGCCATCATCGTTGTCGAAAGCGTTAGCCGTCATCTCGAAGAGGGCATGCGACCGCGCGACGCCGCGATCAAGGCAGCACGCGATCTGGCGAGTCCGATTATCGCCATGACAATTGTTCTGATCGCAGTTTATGTGCCGATCGGCTTTCAGGGCGGACTAACCGGTGCATTGTTTACAGAGTTCGCGTTCACGCTCGTCGGTGCCGTGACGATGTCCGCGGTTGTCTCCTTGACCTTATCGCCAATGATGTGCGGTCAAATCCTGCAGCCGCTCGAGCGGGGCGGCCGCTGGGTGACAGGGATAGTTGAAGCCATCGACCGCGTGTTCAATACCGTTCAACGCGGTTACGAGCGAATGCTGCGCAGTAGCTTGAAAACGGTTCCGGTTACGCTGCTTTTCACGGGCATCGTCATTGCCAGCATCTATTTCCTCTATACCAGCGCCCAGAGTGAACTGGCGCCGGAGGAGGATCAGGGCGTGGTCGTGCTGCAACCCACGTCTGCCCCTAACGCAACACTGCAGCAAAAGCAGGCTTATGGCCGGCAGGTTGCCAACATCATGGAAAGCGTTCCCGAGGGAGCTCAGACGTTCCAGGTCGACAGCCAGTCGCAGCCCATCGGCGGGGTGACACTCAAACCGTGGGAGCAGCGCCATCGAAGCGCGACTGAGATACAACGCGACCTGCAGCACCAGTTCAACAAGGTGGCGGGGCAAAAGATCGTTGCGTTCCAGCTACCGGCATTGCCTGGTTCGCAGGGTTTGCCGATCCAGTTCGTGTTGAAATCTACGCAGCCACTCGACAAGCTGAACGTTGAGGCTCAGAAGTTCCTCAACGAGGCGACCGCCAGCGGGATGTTTCTTTTCATCGATAGCGACCTGAAGATCGACCAGCCGCAAAAAGTATTCGATATTGACCGCGATAAGGCCTCACAGATTGGTCTGACGATGTCGCAAGTGGGCACAGCCTTGGGCGGTTTGCTTGGTGGCGGGTATACGAACTACTTCAGTCTCGATTCGCGATCGTACAAAGTCATTGCACAGGTGCAGCAGCGCTCGCGACTGACGCTGGACCAGATCATGAATTTCCAGATCGCGACGGTAAATAACGTGCCGGTCCCGTTGTCGTCGATAGGTCGAGTAAGGACCGAGACCGTGCCTGAAACGATCAACCATTTCCAGCAGGTTAATTCTGCGACGATTTCCGGGGTGCCTGCGCTCGGTGTCTCCCAGGACGCCGCGCTTAAATCGCTACAGGCTCTGGCTGCACGCACTTTGCCGCCCGATGTCTCGATCGACTATGCCGGGCCCTTGCGTCAACTTGTGCAGGAATCAAGTGGCTTCGTCGGCACCTTCGTTCTCGCGCTCGTCATCATTTACCTCAGTCTTGCTGCCTTGTTTGAGAGTTTTCGCGATCCGCTGGTCATTCTCGTGTCGATTCCCATGTCTGTCGCGGGAGCGCTCGTTTTCATCAGCCTTGGTCTTGGGGGGGCGTCCCTGAACATTTACACCGAGGTCGGCCTCGTGACGTTAATGGGGCTCATCAGCAAGCACGGGATTCTGATCGTCGAAGTGGCGAATGCCGCGCAGAATGATGGCATGTCGAAGCTTGAGGCCGTTATTCATGCTGCAGGAATTCGACTCAGGCCGATCCTGATGACTACCGCTGCGATGGTCCTCGGGGTAGTGCCGCTCATCATGTCGTCAGGAGCAGGCGCGGCATCGCGGTTCAACATGGGTCTAGTGATTGCGAGCGGTTTGTCGATTGGCACCGTCTTCACGCTATTCGTCTTGCCGGCAGTCTACCTCACGCTCGCGGCGCGTCACCAGTCGCAGCCCGACCCGACCGATATGCTCTCATCTGAACCTGGGCCTGATCAAGCGGAGAGCGTAGTTCTATAG
- a CDS encoding HTH-type transcriptional regulator ArgP, whose product MNFDRQQLETFAVVAETRHFGRAAHVLNVTRGAVSQRIIALEEAFGTPLLVRDGMMPTPAGEIVLRHVQALQLLEADTLHRIKPAERGRARIAIAVNADSLATWFEPVACAIAKDICSLELLVDDQDYTLSVLTRGEAMGCVSTASTAPTGFVAEAIGEMEYECVATPDFAEACFAEGVTLRNILAAPAVLFNRKDGLHAVFLERVLGFPVNGYAAHFFPSPIALLMAIRAGVGYGLVPSMQIQSLIDAGEVISLAPQHRIAVSLYWHHWEEAPPNMRQISELILHHAREALNQLTSGSPRHHASGDR is encoded by the coding sequence ATGAATTTTGACAGACAGCAACTCGAAACGTTTGCCGTCGTTGCCGAAACTCGACACTTCGGTCGTGCCGCCCATGTGTTGAACGTCACTCGGGGAGCTGTGTCGCAGCGGATCATTGCACTCGAAGAGGCATTTGGTACCCCGTTACTTGTTCGAGATGGCATGATGCCGACCCCCGCGGGAGAAATAGTGTTGCGCCATGTTCAAGCGCTACAGCTACTTGAAGCGGATACCTTGCATCGGATCAAGCCAGCGGAAAGAGGGAGGGCGAGGATCGCAATCGCAGTTAATGCGGATTCGCTAGCGACCTGGTTTGAGCCGGTCGCGTGCGCCATAGCAAAAGACATTTGCTCACTCGAATTGCTCGTGGATGACCAGGATTACACTCTGTCGGTGCTGACGCGCGGCGAGGCGATGGGGTGTGTGTCAACGGCGAGCACCGCGCCTACGGGGTTTGTGGCGGAAGCAATTGGCGAGATGGAGTATGAATGTGTCGCGACGCCTGATTTTGCCGAGGCTTGTTTTGCTGAGGGGGTCACGTTGCGCAACATTCTCGCTGCGCCCGCAGTGCTCTTTAATCGAAAAGACGGGTTGCATGCTGTCTTTCTTGAACGCGTGCTTGGGTTCCCCGTAAACGGATACGCGGCACACTTTTTCCCGTCTCCGATTGCGTTGCTGATGGCAATCCGGGCTGGCGTCGGATATGGACTGGTGCCATCCATGCAGATACAGTCATTGATTGACGCAGGTGAGGTGATCTCGCTGGCGCCGCAACACAGGATCGCGGTGAGTCTGTATTGGCATCACTGGGAGGAGGCGCCGCCAAACATGCGACAGATTAGCGAGTTGATATTGCATCACGCTCGCGAGGCACTGAATCAACTGACATCTGGATCACCTCGCCATCATGCTAGTGGAGATCGATGA
- a CDS encoding NAD(P)H-dependent oxidoreductase, translating into MKVLVVHAHPEPQSFCAALKTTAVNVLRDAGNEVEVSDLYAMGFNPVASADDFGTRANAGYCVYALEQRHGFANGTIRSDIKVELEKLMRCDLLILNFPLFWFSTPAILKGWIDRILVSGPVYGGMRFYDRGGLRGKRAIVSLTLGGQARMFASDGIHGPLEGMLRPLLQGTLAYIGLDVLEPFVAWHVPYVANEVRLEYLAAWRNRLSSLAMEPPLSFPSLDNFDESLRPLNGRT; encoded by the coding sequence ATGAAAGTTTTAGTCGTTCATGCTCATCCTGAACCTCAGTCGTTCTGCGCTGCACTCAAGACAACGGCCGTGAATGTGCTTAGAGATGCTGGAAACGAGGTTGAGGTTTCGGATCTCTACGCTATGGGCTTCAATCCCGTTGCATCCGCCGATGACTTCGGAACACGAGCCAATGCCGGTTACTGCGTCTATGCGCTCGAACAACGCCATGGCTTTGCCAATGGCACCATCCGCTCTGACATCAAGGTGGAGCTCGAAAAGCTCATGCGATGTGACCTGCTCATTCTGAATTTTCCGTTGTTCTGGTTCTCGACTCCGGCGATTCTGAAGGGGTGGATTGATCGGATTCTCGTCTCTGGTCCCGTATATGGTGGTATGCGATTCTATGATCGCGGAGGTCTCCGTGGGAAGCGTGCAATCGTGAGTCTGACTCTGGGTGGGCAGGCCCGCATGTTTGCAAGCGACGGTATACACGGGCCACTCGAAGGAATGCTGCGACCGCTGTTGCAGGGGACGCTCGCGTATATCGGACTCGATGTGCTGGAGCCCTTCGTTGCCTGGCACGTCCCTTACGTTGCGAACGAAGTGCGGCTCGAATATCTGGCTGCGTGGCGAAACCGTCTATCGTCTCTTGCGATGGAGCCACCTCTTTCATTTCCAAGTCTTGACAACTTCGACGAAAGCTTGCGCCCCCTCAATGGCAGAACCTAA
- a CDS encoding BON domain-containing protein: protein MNAAYVLKLVVGALAVIASVNGWSQTSEPGNPSRSTGIGPNTVRGTASAANRALRKQLYAALAKRSEIDAGSISITAKDGIVTVNGTVPDAEQLDEVTSIVKSVQGVVSVVNRLTIQRPLSQ, encoded by the coding sequence ATGAATGCTGCTTATGTACTTAAACTGGTGGTCGGTGCACTAGCCGTTATTGCAAGCGTAAATGGGTGGTCTCAAACCAGCGAGCCTGGCAATCCCAGCAGATCAACCGGAATCGGACCAAACACGGTGCGAGGAACGGCTTCAGCGGCTAATCGCGCTCTACGCAAGCAGCTATACGCCGCCTTGGCAAAGCGCAGCGAGATTGACGCCGGGAGCATCAGCATTACCGCAAAAGATGGCATCGTGACAGTGAACGGCACGGTGCCCGATGCCGAGCAGTTGGACGAGGTGACGTCGATCGTGAAAAGCGTGCAGGGTGTCGTGTCAGTGGTCAACAGGCTAACCATCCAGAGACCATTGAGCCAATAA
- a CDS encoding porin, which produces MKAKITFAATIAVLTSGAHAESSVMLYGVIDSGFLYQTTSASSFAAKAPNTGSIVQLKDGGIYQSIWGLKGSEEIGNGYRVNFKLQGAFNSGNGKSGLGDTAGETAIFNQQSTVGISGPFGTFDAGRQFTPMIYAMAETDVRSAQYFGSILTAWLGMNQAAGWQGVSTNGPLGALWDSNALVYQSPKIYGVSLALEYAPGGIPGQIQGRTRESAVLKYANYGLNLSAIYYNGHDTNPSPTTVPAGVSNNRFYYLGAMYTFRSLSVAGSYGAGRNPANPGRVDYELVSVSVGYRVFPTLKLTSGYYHLKDRNDGANRSTELAMGAEYSLSKATLGYVQVGYVRNKGTMNQTITYGAPVAPGVSTTAAMIGVRHNF; this is translated from the coding sequence ATGAAAGCAAAGATAACCTTCGCAGCGACGATTGCCGTGCTTACTAGCGGGGCGCATGCCGAATCGTCAGTGATGCTGTACGGCGTCATCGATTCTGGATTTCTGTATCAAACCACCTCGGCGTCTTCGTTCGCAGCGAAGGCACCCAATACAGGTTCCATCGTCCAGCTTAAGGATGGCGGCATCTACCAAAGCATTTGGGGCCTCAAGGGAAGTGAAGAAATCGGGAACGGCTATAGAGTGAACTTCAAGCTGCAGGGCGCGTTCAACAGCGGCAACGGAAAATCTGGTTTGGGCGATACGGCAGGCGAAACCGCAATTTTCAACCAGCAGTCAACTGTGGGAATATCGGGCCCGTTTGGAACATTTGACGCTGGCAGGCAATTCACGCCAATGATCTATGCGATGGCGGAGACCGATGTTCGCTCCGCCCAATACTTCGGCAGCATCCTCACCGCGTGGCTCGGAATGAATCAGGCAGCAGGGTGGCAAGGCGTGAGTACGAACGGCCCGCTCGGCGCACTATGGGACAGCAATGCGCTCGTATATCAATCGCCGAAGATCTATGGGGTCTCGCTCGCGCTCGAGTACGCACCAGGTGGAATCCCGGGACAAATTCAAGGGCGCACGCGCGAGTCGGCCGTTTTGAAGTATGCGAACTACGGCCTCAATCTGTCCGCCATCTACTACAACGGGCACGACACGAATCCCTCACCCACAACTGTCCCGGCCGGAGTGAGCAACAACCGCTTTTACTACCTTGGCGCGATGTACACATTTCGCAGTCTTTCTGTGGCCGGTTCGTACGGCGCTGGAAGGAACCCGGCCAACCCCGGTCGTGTGGATTATGAACTCGTCTCCGTCAGTGTGGGATACAGAGTCTTCCCGACCTTGAAGTTAACTTCCGGGTATTACCACCTGAAGGACAGGAACGATGGAGCTAACCGCTCAACTGAGCTTGCGATGGGTGCCGAATACAGCTTGTCCAAAGCCACCTTAGGCTATGTTCAGGTCGGTTATGTACGCAACAAGGGAACGATGAACCAGACGATTACCTACGGCGCGCCAGTCGCTCCAGGCGTCTCGACTACCGCGGCAATGATCGGCGTGCGCCACAACTTCTAA
- a CDS encoding TetR/AcrR family transcriptional regulator, with protein MKRKHLTHEQRRHQTQERLLRAAHKMFIKKGFSCTSVEDIADAAGYTRGAFYSNFRGKSELLIEVLRRDHERARAGLQSIMENAGTREEMTASAIAYYSGFLRDHECFPLWVEARLLARCDAVLRQCINDFRREKLSYVGAHILVFFERVGIAPPLQAEVLALGLLSLCDGMQSFRVCDPLIADNEVIEKWLAFFFGAGGRLLAQWSLDG; from the coding sequence ATGAAACGAAAGCACCTCACACATGAGCAACGCCGACATCAGACTCAGGAGCGACTGCTTCGCGCCGCGCACAAGATGTTCATCAAAAAGGGATTTTCCTGTACGAGCGTGGAGGACATCGCCGATGCGGCCGGCTATACGCGCGGCGCGTTCTACTCGAACTTTCGCGGCAAGTCCGAACTGCTGATCGAGGTGCTGCGACGTGACCACGAGCGCGCGCGCGCCGGTCTTCAGTCGATCATGGAGAATGCCGGTACTCGCGAGGAGATGACGGCAAGCGCCATTGCATACTACAGCGGGTTTCTTCGTGATCACGAGTGTTTTCCGCTCTGGGTGGAAGCGCGGTTGCTCGCGCGATGCGACGCGGTGCTTCGTCAATGTATTAACGATTTTCGCCGCGAAAAGCTCAGCTACGTCGGCGCACATATTCTCGTTTTTTTTGAGCGCGTTGGTATAGCGCCGCCTCTGCAGGCAGAGGTCCTTGCGCTAGGCTTGCTGAGCCTGTGCGACGGCATGCAGTCCTTCCGCGTTTGCGATCCGCTGATTGCGGACAATGAAGTGATCGAAAAATGGCTCGCGTTCTTCTTCGGGGCTGGCGGACGGTTATTGGCTCAATGGTCTCTGGATGGTTAG